The segment CAAGGCTATTTTCTTCAAACTTCGGCACGAAGACATAGAGCAGACGTATTTCCGCATGCAGCAGGCGCGCCATCTCAATGGCAGGTGGCAGCGCTGCCTCCGCTTTAGTTGAGCCATCCAGCGGGACGAGGATCTGGGGCATTGCCCCTGTTTGCTGAACCTCCGCTGCCAGCGTCGTAGCAGGCGCGGCATCTGGAAGCAAAAACAGTGGTACCGGGGCGCTGCGTGCCACGCGCTCCGCGACACTGCCAAGCGCCCAACGGGCCAGCCCACTGCGACCATGGGTCGCCATGACGATCAGTTCGACCTGGCGTGCCATGGTCTGCTCGAGGATAGCCTCTGCTGGATTCCCCACGCGCGGGGCAGTTTCAACGGTCATCCCTTGATCCCGCAAGCACTGGGCTTGTTTTTCCAGGTAGCGAGCCGCAGCCTCGGTGGCTCGCACGCGCGCCTCCTCGCGGTCATCAAGATCCAACCAGGGTGAGAGATCAACTGCCCGGAATAGGATCAGCAGTGGCTCAAACGGCCTCTCACCGACAGGAGTCTGTTGCGCGAGTAATGCCGCCAGACCAAGCGCCCGCTCGGCTCGCGGAGAGCCATCGAGGGGGACGAAGATGCGCAAAAACATGGTTTCTCACTTTCTCGGCTTTTTGCCTACGGGAGTGTCATTTCTCGCGGAAAAACTCCCTGGTTGAGAAAGACTGTGCCATCCATCATCTGGTCTCTCAAGAAAAGCATAGCCCCTTTCCCTTGCGCTCGGGGTTGAAGTGGGTAACTGGAACGTTTCTCACTCATACGTGGTAGCGCATCTATGGCTGTCAGCAGAACCCGGCAAATACTGATCAAGGAAATTGTGGGAGACGGGTTCAGATGAGGGAGGTCAGCCCCTCTGACCTCCTGACTACCCCGTCCGACTGTTACCCAATAGCAACCTCACGCTACTGGGATTGCCACCCGCCCACGTTATCCTTATCTCAGCATCAAAGAGCAGTGATCCGTCCCAACGCGCATGCTGAGAGGGCCGTTTTAGCGAGCAGCCGGGTTTTCCTGGTCTCGCCGGATCGTCGAGTACAGCGATCTCTGTTGGTTAGCACTGATGGGACCGGGCTGCTGGTTGGCTATTTCTTTCACACGAGACCCGGAAAGGGGCCTATCATGAACGAATCACCTCGTTTCCAGCTTGCCGTTTCGCCCGAGCGCCTCGCGCGTCGTGTCGAGCTTGCCCAACTACCTGCGACCACTGCCGAGGTGTCGCCGCTGGAGGGTACTATCGGGCAGTCTCGCGCACTTGATGCGCTCGCTTTCGGCCTGGAGATCCACACGTCCGGCTATAACCTCTTTGTCGCTGGCCCCACGGGTTCGGGCCGCGAGCGCACAGTCCTGGACTTCCTGCGACGGTTCGCGCCGACCCGGCCCGCGCCGTCCGACTGGGTGTACGTCTACAACTTCGCCCAGCCGGACCACCCTAACGCCATCCCCCTTCCGCAGGGCCGGGGGCGTGCCTTCGCCGCTGACATCGATAGCTATCTCCAGGCGGCTCAGCGAGAGATCCCCCGCGCGTTCGAGAGCGAGGACTACGCCCGTCACCGGCGTGAGGCGCTCTCCGAACTAGCTCGGCAGCGCGAAGATCTGCTCAACGAGCTTCAGTCCTTCGCGCACGACCAGGGCTTTACTATCGAAATCACTCCATCCAGTATTGTGACGGTGCCTGTGAGGGAAGGGCGGCCACTTTCCCCAGAGGAGTTCCAGCAACTGCCCACCCAACTTCAGCAAGAATTGGAGCAGCGCATCCCTGAGGTCCAGGAACGTATCGCTGGCACGCTGCGCCAGCTTCACCAGCTTCAGAAGGAGGCGGTCGAGCGCATACGCCAGCTCGACCGCGATGTAGCGCGCTTCACCCTCGGCCCGCACCTGGATGAGCTGCGCGAGATGTACAGCGATCAACCCAAGGTGCTGGCCTACCTCGATCAGGTTCAGAGTGACCTGCCAGAGCATCTTGACGACTTTCGCGGCGGCGACGGCGAGGGCGAGCAGCAGACCCCTCTCACCCGCCAGTCTGGGCCGACCAGAGAGGAGCGCCTGGCGCGGTATCGCATCAATGTCTTCGTCGATCATGATGACTTCCGGGGGGCCCCGGTCATTGTGGAGCGCAACCCAACCTACTACAACCTGGCGGGCAGAATCGACTACCGCGCTACCTTTGGCGCCCTGGTAGCGGACTTCCGCCAGATCAAGCCAGGGGCGCTCCAGCGAGCCAATGGTGGGTTTCTCGTCCTGCACATCCTCGATGTTCTGCGTGCCCCGCTCGCCTGGGAGGCCCTCAAGCGTTCGCTCCGCTGCGGCGAGGTGACAATCGAGAACCTGGGAGAGCAGTACAGCGCACTTCCGACTGAGCAACTGCGGCCTGAGTCGATCCCGCTCGATGTCAAGGTGATCCTGCTCGGCCCGCCCGAAGTTTATGCCCTCCTCTATCAAGCCGACCCCGACTTCCAGGAGCTCTTCAAGGTTAAAGCCGACTTCGCCCCGGACATGGATTGGAATGATGAACACCTGGGCCATTATATGGCCTTCATCAGTCAGCGAGTACGCGAGGAGGGTCTGCATCACTTCGACCGCTCAGCACTGGGGCGCATCATCGAGTACGGCGCTCGGCTGCGTGAAGACCAACGCAAACTCTCCACTCGGCTGCGCGACATCGCCGATGTAGTCAGCGAGGCGAATTATTGGGCTGCGAAGTCCGATCACGATCTCGTGCAGGCCGCCGACGTAGACCAGGCAATCGCCAAACGGAAGAACCGCTCCAACCTCATCGAGGAGCGGCTCCAGGAGTGGATCGACAACGGCACCATCCTCATCGACACGGTGGGGGCCAGGGCCGCTCAGGTCAACGGCATGGCGGTCATCGACCTGGGCGGCTACGCATTTGGTCGTCCATCGCGCATTACTGCCCGCGTCTCCCCCGGTCGCGGCTCGGTGCAGAGCATCGAGCGCGAGATCGAGTTGTCGGGCCCGATCCACTCCAAGGGCTTTCTGATTCTTTCCGGCTACCTGTCCGGTCAGTACGCCCAGCAGTATCCGCTCGCGCTCTCAGCCACGATCACCTTTGAGCAGTCCTACGATGAAGTGGATGGGGATTCTGCCTCCTCGACCGAACTCTATGCGCTCCTCTCGGCTCTGGCCGATCTACCGCTTGCTCAGGGCATTGCCGTGACCGGCTCGGTCAATCAGCACGGCGAGATACAGGCAGTCGGTGGGGTCAATGCCAAGATCGAGGGCTTCTTCGCCGTTTGCAAGGCAAAAGGGCTGACTGGAGACCAGGGCGTCATCCTCCCGGCGGCGAACGTACCGAACCTGATGCTGGAGGAGGTGGTGATCGATGCGGTCAGGGCTGGACAGTTTCATATCTGGGGTGTGTGCACTATTGATGAGGGCATCGAACTGCTCACCGGTCGCCCGGCGGGTGAGCGCGTCGCCGATGGGCAGTACCCGGAAGGTACCGTCCATCGGTTGGTCGAAGACCGCCTGCGAGACTATGCTGAGTGCCTGCGCACCTTCAGCACAGACCACCGAACAGGCGCTGAGCGGGCCCCCAGGGCGGGTGATCTGAAGAGCGGTCGGTAGTTACCAGTGACGCGCCTGCCCGCAGCACACGGGCAGGCGCAGTCCCAATAAGTGAGCTGCCGATAAATCATTCCTGGTTATCTGCGATTGATGGGGCAGAGGCTTCCCCCTTAAGGAACCTATCCCTGATCGGTGTCACCCTAGCGGTTCACTGGGCGCTCCGGGGTCTCGATCTGATGCTCGCTGGCGATGTAGCGCTCCCGATCAACCGGCTGGAAGGCTGCCGCTTCGGCAGGCACTGGTGCCGGGACTGGCGCCTTGCGCCCAAAGATCTGATTGGTGCCCTTTTTGAGCAGCGCGATAGCAACCGGGTCTATGCCAAACAGCCCAGCCGTGCCACCCACCAGCAGAATCATCATCTCCAGGGTGAACATGGGCGGGTTGACGCCCGTTGAGCCAGCCAGCATGAAGAGCAGGTTGAGGAAGGCAGCCCAGAAGGCGGCAAAGCGCGTGAACAGCCCGATGCCCAGGGCGATGCCGATGAACAGCTCGCCAAAGGCGACCAGATAGCTAAAAGCCGTGGCGTTGGGCAGGAAGACGTGGTTAATCAGCCAGGCATACCAGCCCAGCACGCTCGGATGATCGCCACCGGTCTGCGCGGGCGAGGCCGCGAAGGTCAGGAACCCCTTGACCGCCGTGCCAGCCTTCGGGCCGACCCAGACCGCCGAGCTGGTACCCAGCTTCTCAGCCGACGCCGTAATCCACTCATAGGCCAGATACACTCGCACAAAGAACCAGAGAACACTACGAAGGTTGTTGTTGGTGTAGATGCGTTTCAACAGGTTCATGATGACGCCTCCTCGCGCGTGTGCTTGATGGTGAGCGGAGCGAGGGGGTGAAAGGTATGAATCCTTGCGCTTGCCTCGTTCCGTTCCTTTCGACACCTACAGCATACGACCCCTGAGTAGCAAGCGAGGTTAACGGCTCTTATAAAGTGGTAACAGTTCAGGGGACATCCCCGCTCACGCTCCACCTGCCGCGCTTCATGACCGACCAGCAGGCGCCTATTCTGGTGGCGCTGGACGGCTCGCTTCAGGTTCCTTTCTCTAGGATGGAACTGGCTCCTCAGTCGAGGAGCCAGCCGACACCTGATCAGCCCTGTGGCTCATGGAGCCGTATCAGTAATACCGGAACGTCGCTCTCGCGCAGTACCGTCTGGGCAACGCTGCCCAACAGGAACCGTCCCAGGCCGCTGCGACCATGCGAGGCCATCACCACCAGGCCCGCCTGGTGCGCCTTGGCGCTTTCATCAATGAACCAGGCGGGCGATCCTGTTGAGCTTTCACTGGTGGCGCGCACGCCCCGACTGGAGACCTCGTGCTGTTTGCGCTGGAGGTAGCTTCGCGTTTCTTCAATAGTCCTTTCCTCGATCTTGGCGAGAAGGATAGGATTATCAAGGGAAGCTAAAGCACTATGGGTCCGCTCAATCGCCCGCACTAGCAGCAGCGGATTGCCAAAGGTGGTTGCCAGTCCCTCAGCCAACGGCAGCGCGCTCTCGGACAGGAGTGAGCCATCCAGCGGGACAATAATGGGCGCAGCGGGATTCGTCATAAAACGAGGAAGCTGCGGCTGGTCCGTCTCTTCTTGAGCACTCTTCAAGGCCAGGATGGGCGCCCGCGTGTGTTCCAGAACCCCCATCGTGACGCTTGGGTGCAGGAGGGTTTCCGGCCACTTCCGCCCATGCGTACTCATCACAATCAGGTCAATATGGCGAAACTCTGCCTGATCGGCAATACCGAGAGCGGGAGCATCATAGGGAATCGCCGTGCGCACGGCGACCCCGGTTTTTCTGACGCGAGTGGCAACCGTATCCAGATAGCCCTCGGCCTCACGTAGCGCCTCAAGCTGCGCCAGGCCAGGATTAGCCCCAGGGAAGACATGCACCAGAATGGTGCGTACCAACAACATCCCCGCCTCAAAGCGCAGTGCCAGCGACGCGGCAGGCGCGAGCGCGGCTTCGGCATGTGGGGAGCCATCCAGTGGGACCAGAATGCGCTGAAACATCAGAGTGCTCCTATTTCTCACCAGTACGAGTAGTATCAGTCCAAACGGGGCTTCCTTGCCTTTACGTACCTTGAGCATAATGCTCCGACATAACGCTTCCGGTTATCGAGCGTTACAAAATGGTCAAAAGCTTGTCAAATGATCCAACTGCCGATTTGTTACCGTTTTGTTAGCTTCTGTTCTCGCCGCAGCAACCTGCCCACCTTACACTCCCCTCATAACAAAAGAGCATAGCAGAGGGAAGGAATAATCGTTCGTTCGCTTAGCGTGTGGTCTACCAGGAAGGGAATCCCTGGTAGAGTAAGGAGGGCTGTATGGCCTATCGTTTTCAGGTTGATGAGGGGGCGTGCATCAACTGCGGCATCTGCATGGATCTGTGTCCGGTTCGGTGCCTGGATATGACCCGCCCCCAGGGCCAGGCGGGCGCGCCGCCAACACCTATTCCCTTTGGGGCCGCAAACGGGCCAGAGTTGATGGCAACGCCTGTGCAGATTGCCGCCTGCGTTGGCTGCCAGGTCTGCTTCCAGGAATGTCCAACTCAGGCCATCACAATCGAAGCAGGGGTCGGCAAAGTGGTCTTCGCCGCGCCGCAGGGGCCCATCGAGCATCCGCCAGCAGACGAGGATGGCAAGGTCTGGTATCCGCTCCAGGCGTATACCGCCGTGGTGGCAGAGGTACCGGGCGAGGCCCCCTATGATGCGCTGCTGCACTGGAAGGTGGCGCACACCACCGAATCCTGGCAGATCTGGCGGAGCTGGCTGGGTGAGGCGAACCAGACGATCAAGGCTCCCTGCCAGGAAGCGTGCCCCGTTGGTACCAATGCGGGTTTGTATGTCGGGTTGATCGCAGAGGGACGCTATGAGGAAGCACTGGCCGTCGCCGCTGAGCCAAATCCGTTCCCAGTGATCTGTGGTCGGGTCTGCACCGCGCCCTGCGAGGATGCCTGCCGACGCGGCGAATTTGAGCAGCCCATCGCCATCCGTGATCTGAAGCGCTTCGCTTCCGATCACGGCTACGCCGGACGGCGCTTCCTCAAGCCGCCTAAGGAACGCTTTGCTGAGCGCGTCGCCATCGTTGGCTCCGGCCCGACCGGACTCAGCGCGGCCTATTACCTGGCGCGGCGGGGCTATCCGGTCACAATCTACGAGGCGATGCCAGTGGCCGGGGGGATGATGTCGATTGGCATCCCCGAATACCGGCTGCCGAGGGTGGAGCTCAATCGAGACATCCAGGCGATCATCGACCTGGGCGTAGAGGTGCGCACCAACACCGCTATTGGCCGCGATGTCTCGCTGGATGAGCTGCGCCGGGAGTATCAGGCAGTGCTGATTGCGGTGGGTGCGCAGAAGAGCCAGCGGCTGGGGCTGGCTGATGAAAACCAGTTGGCGGGCGTCATCCCGGCCACCGGCTTCCTGAAAGACTTCAATCTGGGCGTCGAAACCAATCTCTCCGGCAAAGTCGTGGCGGTGGTCGGCGGCGGCAGCACCGCGATGGACGCGGCGCGCTCGGCCTGGCGCTCTGGCGCACAAGCAGTGCATATTCTTTATCGCCGCACTCAGGCCGAGATGCCCGCGCAGAAAGAGGAAGTGCGCGCCGCCCTTGAAGAGGGCTTGACACTGCACGAACTGGCCGCGCCTATAGAACTCAAGGGACAGCAAGGCACGCTGAAGAGTGTGGTTTGCCAGCGGATGAAGCTGGGCGAGCCGGACGCAGCAGGCCACAGACGGCCTGTGCCGATTGAAGGCGCCACATTTGAACTGGCCGTGGAGGTGATTCTGGTCGCCATTGGCGAAGCGCCTGACCCCTCCTTCTTGCCAGAAGGTACACAGGTAGAGATCGCCGCTTGGGGTGGGCTGATGATTAACCCCCAAACGTTAGCGACGGGGCAACCAGGTGTCTTTGCTGCTGGCGACGCCACCTATGGCCCGCGCTCGATCATTCACGCTGCCGCGCATGGCCGCCAGGCGGCGCGCGCAATCCATGCCTATTTGCGCGGCTTACCGCCAGAGCAGATCGCCGAACTGCCAGAAGATGAGTTGCAGACACCTTCAACCTTGCCCGATGGGGCCGTCGAAGTGTACCTGGCGACGAAGCCGCGCACCGAGATGTCGCTGCGCTCCGCCGACCAATCGCGTGACAAGACAAGCGAGTTCGCTCTCGGCTTGACCGAGAGCCAGGCCCGCGCCGAAGCCCAGCGATGCTTGCGCTGCGATCTGGCGTATCTGTGCCCAACCATTAAAGATGCCAACCGCACACGAGAACGAGTAGGCACGCTGGCGCCGAATCGAAGCCAGGGTGTATAGCAACGACAGGGGCTGAGGAGCATCAAGGGCCATTTGCTGGATTCTCAGCCCACTCAAGAAAGGGGTCTATCTCATGAACGTTAACGATCTGACCAATGCGATCATCGATGGGATTAATGGCGGCGGCGAACAATTTATCGAAGGCACCCTGGCAGCGGTTCTGCCCATCCTCTGGATTACCATCCTGGCGCTGCACCTGGGGCGGCCCTATCTGCTCGGAATGATGAGCAAGTTTACCTTGCGGCTGGGCGCGGACCTGCTCTGGATGGTCTATGCAGGCGCCCGCGACTTCCTGATTGTGACCGGCTTTGTGATGAGTTTTATGTACTTCTTCCCAGACGTGGTAAACGAAAATCCGCTGCCGGTGACCGGCGGTTTGGCAGCAAGCTGCTTCTTTGCCGTCTTGCTGGTCAAGCTGGTAAGCAAAGGCGATGACAACGACGAGCGTATCTACACCATCAACTCGTTTCTGCTGGGGCTGGGCGCGCTGCTCTATCTCATCCCCTACGTGCTGGGCACGCAAGCCAACGCCGTCGCGGCTGGCGGCCTGAGTAATCTTTCAACCAGCCTGGTCAGCAACACCAATCCGATACTGGCCGCCTGGCTCACACTCATTGCCGTCGGCCTGGTTGCTCTCATGGGGATTGTCGCGGTGATGTATTCGCTGCGTGCTCCAGCCAAACCGGCGGAAGAGCAAGCGGCAGCATAGGAACCTGAAGCAGATTCCTGGCGTGCCTGATCGTTCTGATTACAGCTGATCGCCTCCCGACCTCAGGATGCCTGAGGCAGCGGACCTGATCGTAAAGGAGTTTTTCGATGCTCGCTCAAATTGCACCCGCTCCACTCTCACCTGACGATGTTGCCACTGCGATCACCAACGCGCTGGTGCAGGGTGGCTCACAATGGCTGATCTTGAGTGTCGTCGCGTTTCTGCCCGCGCTGTGGACGACCATCTTGCTGCTGCACATCGGGCGGCCCTACCTCACGCGCGTGCTGCGCAAGAGCGGCTTGCGCTTGGGGGCTGATGTATGGTGGATGTCCTACGTTTTAATGCGCGATGCCTTTATGCTCGCAACCTTCGTGTTGAGCTTTGTCTTCTTTATGCCCAATCTGGTGGCAACCCTACCGCTGCCGCTCACCGGCTCGCTTTCAGCGCTCTTCTTGCTGCTGGCACTGATCGTGAAGTTAGTGCGCAAGGCCGATGATGATCTGGGTGCGTATCGGCTCTCAACCTTCCTGCTGGTCATTGGCGCAACCCTCTACTTCGTTCCGCAGGTGCTGGCAGTAGAAGGGGCCAGTTTGGCCGAGAACTTTGCTTCTGACGGGTACGCCAATTTTGTCAGCTTCTTTGCCACTACCAGCAATCTCGCCTGGGCTTGGCCGCTGACCTACATTTCTATGGCCGGGGTTCTGATCGTTGGCGCATATGTCTTCTTCTGGGCCATCACTAATGCCAACCGCAAGGCACGCGAAGTGATGGCAAAGCAGGCCAAAACGCCGACGGTTGCTGCGGCGGCAGGCGATTAAACGAGGCCCAGTCACTTTTGGTGAGAGGTGCCCAGAGTTTCTTCTGGGCGCCTCTTTTCGAGGCTATCAGCAAACGAGGTCATGATGCGGCAGACAACTTCCTCTGCGCTCGCAGAGCAACCGCCCAGCTCCAGCCAGGGGCTGACAAGTGCAGAGGCTGAGCTTCGGCTGGCAGCAGTCGGCCCCAATGAACCAACCCCAGTGCAGCAGGCAGCGGTGCTGCGGCAACTGCTGCTCTTTCTCACCAACCCACTGGTGGTGATTTTGCTGGCTGCCAGTATCGTTGCTGGGGCGTTGGGCGAAGTGGTCAATGCCATCATCATCACTGTGATGGTGCTGCTGAGCATTGCGCTCAATTTTATCCAGACCGCGCGCTCGCAGCAGGCCGCTGACCGGCTGCGCGCTCAGGTGGCGCCAACCGCCACCGTCAGGCGCGATGGTGACTGGCGCGAACTGCCACGCCGCGCGGTCGTGCCGGGCGACCTCATTCGCCTCAGAGCTGGTGACCTCATTCCCGCCGATGCGCTGCTCGTCGAAGCACATGACCTGCACGTCCAGCAGGCCGCGCTGACTGGCGAGTCGCTGCCGGTGGAGAAAGAGACCTCCGAGCCAGCAGAAGTCGCATCGTCTCCTGCTGAGGCGCAAAACCGGGTCTTTCTGGGCACCTCGGTGGTGAGTGGTACGGCAACGGCGCGGGTGACGGCCACGGGTCGGCAGACCGCTTTTGGTGATATCGCAGCGCGCCTGGCAGCCAAACCGCCGGAGACCGAGTTCGAGCGAGGCATGCGGCGCTTCGGTCTGCTCATCATGCGCACCGTCGTCTTCCTGGTGCTCTTTGTCTTCCTGGTCAATGTGGTCGCTCGTCGTGATCTGTTTGAGTCGTTGCTCTTTGCCATTGCCCTGGCGGTGGGCCTGACGCCAGAGTTTCTGCCCATGATTACCAGCGTGACGCTGGGGCAAGGCGCGCTGCATATGGCGCGCCGGAAGGTCATTGTCAAGCACCTGGCCGCCATTCAGAACTTTGGCAGCATCGATGTCCTGTGCAGCGACAAGACCGGCACGCTGACTAGCAGCGATATGGAGTTAAGCCAGGTGTTTGACCCGCTGGGCCAGCCTTCGGAACGTGCCCTCTTGCTGACCTACCTTAATAGCTTTCATGAAACTGGCATTAAAAGCCCGCTTGATATAGCGATTCTGAAGCATGTCAGCCTGGATGTACAGAGTTATCGCAAGCTGGGCGAAATCCCCTTTGATTTCGAGCGCCGCCGGCTCTCGGTGGCAGTGGAGCATGAGGGTGAGCGCCTCTTGATTACCAAAGGCGCACCTGAAAGCGTGCTGGCTGGCTGTATCAGCTATGAGGTCAACGGCCAGCAACATCCTCTGGACACTCAAACACGGAACAAGTGCGAGGCAACCTATAAACACCTGAGCGCACAGGGCTATCGCGTGCTGGCGGTGGCTTATCGTTCGCTGCCCATGCAGCCTGCCTATCGGCTTCATGACGAGAGGGAACTGGTGCTGGTCGGCTATGCAGCGTTCTTTGATCCCCCGCTGGAAGATAGCGCTGCGGTGTTGGAACGGCTGCGGCGCGACGGCATCCAGGTCAAGATTCTCAGTGGCGATAATGAACTGGTCACGCGCCATGTCTGCGAGCAGGTGGGCTTGGACCCTGGGCGGATTGTCCTGGGTGAGGAGCTTGAACGGATGACTGATGCAGCTCTGGCGCATATTGCCGAACAGACCACGATCTTTGCACGAGTCTCGCCCGCGCAAAAGAACCGCATTATCCTGGCGCTGAAAAACCGCAGTCACGTCGTCGGCTTTCTGGGCGATGGCATTAACGACGCGCCTTCGCTGCACGCCGCCGATGTGGGTATTTCTGTCTCCACCGCCGTTGATGTCGCCAAAGACGCCGCCGAGATCATCCTGTTGGAACGCAGTCTGCGTGTCCTACATCAAGGCATTCTGGAAGGGCGCAAGGCATTTGGGAACGTGATGAAGTATCTGCTGATGGGCACCAGTTCGAATTTTGGCAATATGTTCAGCATGGCTGGAGCAGTAGTGTTCTTGCCGTTTCTGCCGATGCTGCCCACCCAGATTCTGCTCAATAACTTTCTCTATGATCTGGCCCAGGTGACCATTCCAACCGATAACGTGGACGCTAGCTTTGTGAAGAAGCCGCACCGTTGGGATATTACCCTCATTCGCAATTTCATGATTATCATTGGCCCGATCAGTTCGATCTTCGATTTTCTGACCTTCTTTATTCTGCTGCGTGTGTTCAACGCTTCCGAGTCATTGTTCCATACGGGCTGGTTTGTCGAGTCACTAGCCACGCAAACGCTGGTGCTGTTTATTATCCGCACAGCAGGCAACCCGCTGCACAGCAGACCAAGCCGTCCGCTCATCCTGACGACGCTGCTGATTGTTACCGTTGCCAGCATCTTGCCTTTTACGCCCCTGGCGAACCCGCTGGGGTTCACGCCGCTGCCGTTGACTTATTTCGCGTTCCTGGCGGGCATGACGGCGCTCTATCTATTCCTGGTAGAGTTGGTGAAACGCCGACTGATGAGTAGGATGCTGGGCTAACGCCCATCACGCCCGCGATAGGTGCGGAGATAAAAGAAGGAGTGATCTATGACGACATGGTGTGATCGAGAAACCGCCGTCAAGGCAATTACTTCCGGCAATCGCGTCTTTGTCCAGGGCGCCTGCTCGACGCCCACGCCCCTGCTTGAGGCGCTGGTGGCACGCGGCGAAGCGCTCTCGAACGTGGAGATTGTGCATCTGCATACCTACGGCCCGACGCCATACACCGAGGAGTGCTGGCGCGGCCATTTCAGCCTGCGCGCCCTCTTTGTGGGTGAGAATGTGCGCCAGGCTGCCAACACCGGGCGCGCCAGCTATACCCCCGTCTTTCTGGCCGATGTCCCCGCGCTCTTTGCTCCTGACAGGGAACTGCCGCTGGATGTGGCCTTTGTCCAGGTCTCGCCGCCCGATGCGCATGGCTATTGCTCGCTGGGGTCATCGGTAGATGCCACCCGTTCTGCTGTTGACCATGCTAGGATGGTCGTGGCGCTGGTCAATCCGCAGGTACCCCGCACGCACGGGGACAGCTTCATCCACGTCGCGCGGCTGGACTATGCCGTGCACTGGGACGCCCCCCTCTATACCGTGGAGCGTCCCGTGCCCGATGACGTGCAACTGACAATTGGCCGCCATGTGGCCGGGCTGGTGGAAGATGGCGCGACACTCCAACTGGGCATCGGCGCCATCCCTGACGCCGTGCTTCAGGCTCTGACCGACCGGCACGATCTGGGCGTGCATAGTGAAATGTTCTCCGATGGCGTGTTCGATCTGGTCGAGCGCGGCGTCATCACCGGAACACGCAAATCCCTTGATCGCGGCAAGATTGTCGCCAGCTTTGTGGTCGGGTCACAGCGGCTGCTGGATTTTATCGATGATAACCCAATGGTGGAACTGCACCCCTCGGATTATACCAATGATACCCGTATCATCCGCCAGTTTGAGCACATGGTGGCTATCAACAGCGCCATTCAGGTGGACCTGACCGGCCAGGTCTGTGCCGAATCCATCGGCACGCGCCTCTACAGCGGGGTCGGCGGCCAGATGGATTTCCTGCGGGGTGCGGCGCTGGCAAAGGAGGGGCGGCCCATCATCGCGCTGCCTGCCACCGCGCGGATGCCCCATGCCAGCGGCATCAAAGCCTCGCGCGCGTTTCTGGAGCCAGTGGACGAGCTGGTCTCGCGCATTGTGCCCGTGATGACGCCCGGCGCTGCTGTGACGACCTCGCGGGCGCATGTGCATTACGTCGTTACCGAGTACGGTGTGGCCGCGCTGCATGGCAGCGACTTGGCTGAGCGCGCCCGCAGCCTGATCGCCATCGCCGCGCCGCAGTTCCGCGAAGAGTTGGAGCGCGCCGCCTACGAACTGCGCCTGCTGGCGTAGCAAGCCGAGGAGGTAGTTGCTTGCCGCGCTGCGGTCCCTGGCGACGGACCATTCCCGGCCAGAGACCGCAGCGCGGCAACAGTATCACACCCGCGCAGGCGGGACCAGATACCAGTAGGCTTTATTGAACAGCATCTTTTCCAGGTGATAGAACCAGCCTGGCTTAGGCGGTACGGGCGGATGCTCATAATCGAACTCGATGCGCGTGGCCTGGGCATAGCCTGTCTCCATGAAACACATCACTCGCCCATCGTAGCAGCCCT is part of the Ktedonobacterales bacterium genome and harbors:
- a CDS encoding universal stress protein; protein product: MFLRIFVPLDGSPRAERALGLAALLAQQTPVGERPFEPLLILFRAVDLSPWLDLDDREEARVRATEAAARYLEKQAQCLRDQGMTVETAPRVGNPAEAILEQTMARQVELIVMATHGRSGLARWALGSVAERVARSAPVPLFLLPDAAPATTLAAEVQQTGAMPQILVPLDGSTKAEAALPPAIEMARLLHAEIRLLYVFVPKFEENSLEVAHRAWDAGRRRVHQIERYLMRQAERIKRAGVNAHWTFGYGMPGAKIIEAAHSRQVSLMVMTTQGRGGFVRWRLGSVTEEVLHNVRLPVLLVPSAQVEAQLPPEAQGQETLAKETLR
- a CDS encoding ATP-binding protein, giving the protein MNESPRFQLAVSPERLARRVELAQLPATTAEVSPLEGTIGQSRALDALAFGLEIHTSGYNLFVAGPTGSGRERTVLDFLRRFAPTRPAPSDWVYVYNFAQPDHPNAIPLPQGRGRAFAADIDSYLQAAQREIPRAFESEDYARHRREALSELARQREDLLNELQSFAHDQGFTIEITPSSIVTVPVREGRPLSPEEFQQLPTQLQQELEQRIPEVQERIAGTLRQLHQLQKEAVERIRQLDRDVARFTLGPHLDELREMYSDQPKVLAYLDQVQSDLPEHLDDFRGGDGEGEQQTPLTRQSGPTREERLARYRINVFVDHDDFRGAPVIVERNPTYYNLAGRIDYRATFGALVADFRQIKPGALQRANGGFLVLHILDVLRAPLAWEALKRSLRCGEVTIENLGEQYSALPTEQLRPESIPLDVKVILLGPPEVYALLYQADPDFQELFKVKADFAPDMDWNDEHLGHYMAFISQRVREEGLHHFDRSALGRIIEYGARLREDQRKLSTRLRDIADVVSEANYWAAKSDHDLVQAADVDQAIAKRKNRSNLIEERLQEWIDNGTILIDTVGARAAQVNGMAVIDLGGYAFGRPSRITARVSPGRGSVQSIEREIELSGPIHSKGFLILSGYLSGQYAQQYPLALSATITFEQSYDEVDGDSASSTELYALLSALADLPLAQGIAVTGSVNQHGEIQAVGGVNAKIEGFFAVCKAKGLTGDQGVILPAANVPNLMLEEVVIDAVRAGQFHIWGVCTIDEGIELLTGRPAGERVADGQYPEGTVHRLVEDRLRDYAECLRTFSTDHRTGAERAPRAGDLKSGR
- a CDS encoding DoxX family protein — protein: MNLLKRIYTNNNLRSVLWFFVRVYLAYEWITASAEKLGTSSAVWVGPKAGTAVKGFLTFAASPAQTGGDHPSVLGWYAWLINHVFLPNATAFSYLVAFGELFIGIALGIGLFTRFAAFWAAFLNLLFMLAGSTGVNPPMFTLEMMILLVGGTAGLFGIDPVAIALLKKGTNQIFGRKAPVPAPVPAEAAAFQPVDRERYIASEHQIETPERPVNR
- a CDS encoding universal stress protein, which codes for MFQRILVPLDGSPHAEAALAPAASLALRFEAGMLLVRTILVHVFPGANPGLAQLEALREAEGYLDTVATRVRKTGVAVRTAIPYDAPALGIADQAEFRHIDLIVMSTHGRKWPETLLHPSVTMGVLEHTRAPILALKSAQEETDQPQLPRFMTNPAAPIIVPLDGSLLSESALPLAEGLATTFGNPLLLVRAIERTHSALASLDNPILLAKIEERTIEETRSYLQRKQHEVSSRGVRATSESSTGSPAWFIDESAKAHQAGLVVMASHGRSGLGRFLLGSVAQTVLRESDVPVLLIRLHEPQG